CGGTTGCCGCGGCGCACGGGAATACGCATACTGCTCGCGGGTGCGCATCGGCAGACGAGTCGCCTCGCGCAGGTCCCGGGGCGCGAGGTTCATTCGAGAATGGGACCGTTTCGAGCCCAGCGCCGTGACCGCTGCCCAGGATGGGCGGGCGGCGAAGGCCTCGAAGACCCATTCCGGCGTCGTGGGAGAATCGGTGGAGCGGCGGGACGTACTGAAGAAAGCGACGCAGGTCGCGGCGACCGATACCACCGTCCTTCTCAGCGGTGAGTCGGGTACGGGCAAGGAGGTCATCGCCCGGTTCCTCCACCGAGCGTCGACCCGGAGAGCCGACCCGTTCATCG
This portion of the Vicinamibacteria bacterium genome encodes:
- a CDS encoding sigma 54-interacting transcriptional regulator, with product MRIGRRVASRRSRGARFIREWDRFEPSAVTAAQDGRAAKASKTHSGVVGESVERRDVLKKATQVAATDTTVLLSGESGTGKEVIARFLHRASTRRADPFIALNCAALPEHLLESELFGHERGAFTSAQRRCPDRR